Genomic segment of Triticum aestivum cultivar Chinese Spring chromosome 6A, IWGSC CS RefSeq v2.1, whole genome shotgun sequence:
GGGTGAGGTGAAGAGGGCCATGAAAAGCGAGGAGGAGGTCGATACGGCGGCCGTGGAGAGGGTGGTGAAGGTTGGGCTCTTGTGCGTGCAAGGAGAACCTCAGTCTAGGCCGTCCATCAAAACCGCCATCTTAATGCTGGAAGGACATCTAGACGTACCATTTCCTTCGCCTCCGGCTTCTTAGCTAGTGATGAACTTTTATATCACCCAGGTCGTTCGGGACATGATGAATTACTCGGCTATCAAATGGAAATGCCGTTAAAATTGGTGGAGTCGAACACatttgtcatgaatgcaaatgacatgcacatataaaTGATGTTTTTCTAGAACATTtagatatcttattttcatttttctggttagtatgaatttgttatgaagttttcaaagtaacgatcaaatggtcaaagggcaaaagtaTAAGAGGAGCAAACACACTCGGGCAAAACTGATTTTTTTTAACTAGCGGCAAATCAAATCGATGGGATACAAGTAGGGGCATAAAATTAATTATCCAAGCCATCACCGCCGCCATGGTGCCCCCCGCTTCCTAGTGATGAACTTTCATATCATCCAAGTCGCTCGGAACATCATGAACAACTTGGCTATCAAATATAGATGCCGTTAAAATTGGTGGAAGGTACAAAATACAAACACAGGGTTACTATTACTTTTGGAAGGAAAAAAATCTGGAAAAGGATATATTAAACCCTCAAGGAAACAAGAAATTTTGGTTTGCTAAGCATCAAAAAGCATGTAGGAAGGCCGGAAAGCTCCTTCGCGGCCGCGCTGTTGGAACGCTCGATCGAGCATCACGCGTTGGTCGTTGTCCTTCCATGCATTGACCATCCAAAATTCTCTTTCCCCAGGAATTCTAATGGTGGGACCCAACATGTCCCGCCCCCACGACATCCATGCTCGAGATACCACTAACTGCCCACATTGCGGTAGAAAGAGTAGAAGGTGTCTTCTTTCACTCCTAGCCCAGCATCAACCATGGGTTGTGGGTCGACGCCTCCATGGTAGgagcagggccggtcctgagaattCAGGGTCCGGGACGAAACTATAACTCGGGGCCCTTACGGTAGACCATAAAAGACTATTAAATAACTATTTTGAATTGTCAGCTAAAGGAAATACAATTTTAGTTTTGTTTTATACAAGTCTCTTCTTCACTAGCTATTTCATTGAGATTATCCCAATTTCTTAGATCATAAGCACCCATAGTAAAACTTGGCACCTCCAAGGACTTGCAGATGATTTAAAAGCCAAAGATAACTCACATTATTATTATCCATGTTGATGTCAACATTGTAATATGCAAAATCCTTGTCATCCAAATCAACATTAGTTTATGGATGTGGCAACTATCAATGAGTCGGCAAACTCAAATATCTTTCGCAAATATTATAACCCCCAATATCATCTTTACATAAATAATGTCTAATGTTGCACCAATGCAGAGGAATTTCGATGAATTTTGATAAATCATCCGGATAAACTCCGATACGGCATACGCTAGCTATACACAGAGATCATAGGCATACCTATCTTCGCTGTAACTGCAATCTCGCCGTCACAGTGCGAGGCCTCTCGGCGAGACGGTATGgctgcgtgggaggcagcgacaTGGCTAACTCCGGCGGTCCGGCCCTCCCCTGACTCGGGGCTCTACAGGAGATGGATATCAGGAAGCGATCTATCATCTCCCTCGATCCACTTGGCGTGGCTGTACGCTACTACAAGTTAGTCCAAAAATCAGACGCACATCTCAAGACAAAACAATTGGATGCACTATTTTCGGCTGGTGGATAAGGGAGGAAATCAGGAGCTTTTTTGGCAACAACTCCTAATTATTCGCATGCAATAACTGACCCATTCATCAATCGTAGCAGCAAACAGATCTCAAATTCAATCGTCACAGGAAGGATATCAGAGGAAAACGATCTACGCTCATTTTTTGCGGACGGGGTATGTAATACTTCATCTGTTTAGCATTTGGGTCAGGGCAATAGGCCCATACAAAAGCACAAAACATACTTGGGGGCCCCTTGGCCGGGCCTGGGTAGGAGGCGCCCATACCTGCATCTCCAGTCGGTCCCGGTGAACCTGTGAAGATACAACCCTGTGACTACCGACGGTTGTCGTTGAGCAAGCTCACATGACGCCATGCCTGTGACCTTCGACATCAATCTGCTTGACAGAATAGCAGCGACCCGACCACCACCATAGAGCACCGCACCCACGGGGAGAGAGACCTCATTGCCCACGGGCACAACACGGACCGAGCACATCATCACTTACCTGGAGCAAGAGCTCCGAACCGCCACAAGCCCCAATCTGATCTTCCCAAGTATGAGCCCCATGACGTGGCCATCTCCGCCATGCAAGTAGCCCGTGTTGCCGACATGAACCTAGGAGAAGGGAGGAGCCAGCACGACCCGTGTCCCGCCACGGAACGCCAACCGCCGTCGCCCGAGCTATTGTGACCACATCGCCAACTAGTGCATCCATCGCACGAGATCGAACCGGATCATGGTAGGGCGCATGAGATCCCCGCCATGACCAAGCCCTCTGCTTGACGGATCCGCGCCGAAGGTAGCCAATGGAGGCGCCGAGCGCCTCGTCGCCACCCGACCAAGGGAGGCCAAAGCCTCACCCCCAACGTCAGGTTAGCGTTCGATTCGCATTCACGTTGCCGCCCCTGTGCCTGTCCGACACCGGCGCTACGCCTTTGCCACACACCACGGCCTGAAGGTCGTTCCACACCACCGCCCCGCTGAGCGCCTCGCCATCGCCGCACCCCCGCTGCTCTGCCATGCCTCGCGCTTCCGCcgcttgccgggggggggggggggtaggacgaGCCCCGCCGCCGACCGAGCTTCGCCGTCGCGGGGGTTTGTGGAGGATGCGGGGGTTGGGGCTAGGGTTAGCCTCGACGTCGCTTCCGAGAGCGACACGGGAGAAGcggtccccctccccctccccattCAAGTACAATCTCATTGGCTTGAATCATCTCTTTTCTTTCTAACCACCTCATTAATTTTTTAATGGAGTATGATTAACCCATCTTAAATAAACCTACCCTTTTGTGGAATATGTTTGAAGAGAAGAAATAATCTTATCAGTTAGAGTAATAGATCTATTATTAATAACTTTTGTAAAGATTTTCAAAAAGGTATTAAGAAAGCAATGCAACCTAAATATCTGATTTTTATCACCTCATGTACCCTTAATTAGCAACAAAGTTAACAAACCATAGTTCAACCTAACAAGATCAAGCCTACCATGATATATAGAACTAAAAAAAATACAAATCCCCATAAACGAATGGCCAAAACCGCAGATAAAATTCACTAGCAAAACCATCAGGCTAGCAGCCTTGTTATGCTATAATTGAAAAATGGCAGTACTACTTAATTCCAGATGATcatctagttattgcacatctaagtcactCAATCAAGTATAAGAAGgaaatgaaaaggaaaaaagaaaatataCACACGAATCTCCATGTAAGATCAATGACTTAGGACTTAGATATGCAATACttatgacacatctagatgtgctttagcaaaactgtatcTAATAACTCTCAGGTCCTAAGTAAAcatgtactccctttgtaaactaatataagagcgtttagatcactattttagtgatctaaacactcttatattagtttacggagcgATACATCTTATCCCGCAAAAAAAATGTACATTAGATTCTGCAGGACCAAAAATTTCTTGTAGAAATCGGTAGCAAAAGTAAACATCTCCCTATCCCCTGAAAATAACCGCTTCCTCTTTGAGATTGCATAAAATCATGCTATGAATAGCTAGGATTTTCAAAGATTCAAATAAACCATTTTGTTTTGATAATACAATACTCCttctgttcttaaatataagtctttttttagatatttcaatataaactacatacaAAGCAGAATGAGTGaattacactctaaaatatgtctatatacattcgtttgtagtccgtattgaaatctttaaaaagccttgtatatttagaaacgaagagGTAGATAGATAGCTGAAAAGTGAAATATCCAGAATACTATCGGTACCTGCGATGATCGAGTTCCATCAAATTACTATCAGAAAAAACCTTGAGACGGAGAGCTTTTAATTAGCTGCTAGTACAATGACGCCATGCTGGAGTGGTAGCCGAAGACCACGAAGTCGTCGTGCTTCTCCTTCCCGACCAGCTCCGCCACCGTGGTCGTGGCGTCGGTACGCATGTCGTACCGCAACACCTCGCGACGCCACACATTCTCGTTGTCAACTCCGCCACCCACTCGGCGGCGCTGCGTGAACCCGATCCGCACCGCCAGGCCCAAGACCTCCTCCGCGCCGACGTCCACTCCCGCCGGCACCACCGACCACAGGAAGCGCGACGCGGGGGGCGCCATGCCAGGGATATCGTCCCAGCTCCTCCGGTGCACCATCTCCCACCGCGCCGGCGACGACGCATTGCCCGAGGCCGAGGGTGACGATGACAGCGCCCACACGGCCAGCAGGGCGGGGCTCGCCGACATCATCCCGATCCGCCCGTGCCACGCCACCAGCTCTCTGCTGCCCTCCATGAACCCTCCTCCGTCGACCAGGGAGGACGGCCTCTTCctcccgtgcggcggcggcggtagcAGCTTTCCCGCCGCGTCGGCGCCGTAGTTGTACCAGAGCACGTCGCCCCGGCCGCAAAGCCAGTACGAGAGCCCGCCGAGGTGTAAAGCCTTGGGCTGCACACCGCCGTACGGCGGCATCAGCACGGTCGCCCACGACGCGCGCCACCCGCGCGAGAGCGACGAGAAGGAGAAGATCCAGAACCTCCGCAGCTCCATGTTTGCCCGGGCGGGGACGACGAGGTGGTAGCTTTCCTTGTGCGCCGTCGCCGGGTCGTACGCGAGGCATGCCCTGAAGGCGCCCTCGCCGGAGTAGGGGACGGTGCGGAACGCGCGCGTCGCTGGGTTGACGACCCAGAAGGTGCTGCCGGTGGTGACCAGAAGAAGGCCGCTCGTGGTAGAGCAGAGCCGGAGGTGCTGCCGGTGCGCGCCGACGATGGGCAAGAAGGACATGCCGGCgtccggcgaggcgacggcggcggccgcggccCCGGGGGTGAGGACCTCGAGCCGGCCCTGGTGGAAGCGGGCGAGGACGCCGGAGGCCGGAGAGGGGCACTGCGCCTGCACGCGGGCGAAGACGGGGTCGTGGAGGATGAGGCGGCGCCACGCCTTGCAGACGGGGGCAAGGCGGAGGAGCAGCCGGAAGGGGAGGCGGGCGAGGATGCTGTAGTGGATCAGGTCGTCCGGCAGCTGCGCCGGCGGCGGCGTGATCTGCCGGTCCGGAGAATCCAGCCGCCGCCGTACTGATCTGTCGACGTCGGTCTGCATCGAGGTTCCACTCCCAGCCCTATCTTTTCTGTTTGCGGCGGCTTTGTGAGCTTGCGTTGCTGTCAGTCTTGGGACAATTTTGATCTTTATGTTATCATGCCTTTGTTAGGCAAGAATGCAGATATATATAAGATAGTTTGTATCCTTGCTTATAACTCGGAAAACATTATTAACAAAATTCTCCTTTGCTGGACTTGCAACTGATATATGTAGTTCGCTGTCAAATCAATAGTGTAGCATATTTCAATTTTTTGGGTGATTGTTGTAGGAAGCAAAATTCTCCTTTGGTGGAGTTGCAACTTAtatagtgatagaggcgagggtcccgatctttcgatgagatgataactatcgatttggtggagacgactttggcgatccgactataaacgtgcacgacgttgcgccttagcaatcgctaaaccaatctcctgaggttactgatgatgccggaagcacggtcagcctgaccacgaaggtctattcctgcaggcaatcgaagaacaagcaacaatatgataaagcaatctgaatattgcgaatatagatgaagtattgataaaggtggggatccgaaaatggtcttggtctggtcgttggacacaaacaaagtacacgaagttgcaatggctaacttttaactaaacaaatccccaggaaaaagctacttatataggagcaaggggtggcagccaaggaggtgggaggacgtcccaaggcagcctaaaactaaccct
This window contains:
- the LOC123130331 gene encoding uncharacterized protein is translated as MQTDVDRSVRRRLDSPDRQITPPPAQLPDDLIHYSILARLPFRLLLRLAPVCKAWRRLILHDPVFARVQAQCPSPASGVLARFHQGRLEVLTPGAAAAAVASPDAGMSFLPIVGAHRQHLRLCSTTSGLLLVTTGSTFWVVNPATRAFRTVPYSGEGAFRACLAYDPATAHKESYHLVVPARANMELRRFWIFSFSSLSRGWRASWATVLMPPYGGVQPKALHLGGLSYWLCGRGDVLWYNYGADAAGKLLPPPPHGRKRPSSLVDGGGFMEGSRELVAWHGRIGMMSASPALLAVWALSSSPSASGNASSPARWEMVHRRSWDDIPGMAPPASRFLWSVVPAGVDVGAEEVLGLAVRIGFTQRRRVGGGVDNENVWRREVLRYDMRTDATTTVAELVGKEKHDDFVVFGYHSSMASLY